A genomic region of Desulfosarcina ovata subsp. ovata contains the following coding sequences:
- a CDS encoding FlgO family outer membrane protein has product MKKTRIKFLSIIFGMSLFSAVFAVNPLLASSGSSYYRPAPDKHFISDVYRAADTLENNILYSLNRTKPIIITSFVDFNNLQEASSFGRLVSDLFATRLAQHGFKLIELKLRKENIVVNDTGEFALSRDLLQLSNAQSAQAVIVGTYAINGSTAIINVKMLNADNGAMIATHAFNLSVRHDSLAITQVKQTINQSNIEESQTQKGSSGVLENVWVPLDLRQSTDAKLVQHRLSELKLYDGKIDGIWGPESKRALSKFIIINDLGQKIKWNAKIQRAVFEGTGR; this is encoded by the coding sequence ATGAAAAAAACCCGAATTAAGTTTTTATCGATCATATTTGGCATGAGCCTCTTCTCAGCGGTATTTGCAGTCAACCCGTTGTTAGCATCCAGCGGATCCTCGTACTACCGCCCGGCACCGGACAAACATTTCATTTCAGATGTTTATCGTGCTGCCGACACGCTTGAAAACAACATCTTATACTCTTTGAACCGAACAAAACCGATTATTATAACCAGCTTTGTAGACTTTAACAATCTCCAAGAAGCATCTTCGTTCGGCCGTTTGGTTAGTGACTTGTTTGCAACCCGTTTGGCTCAGCATGGTTTTAAATTGATCGAATTAAAATTACGAAAAGAAAATATCGTTGTCAACGATACCGGAGAATTCGCACTGAGCAGAGATCTGCTCCAGCTGTCCAATGCTCAGTCGGCGCAGGCGGTCATTGTGGGGACTTATGCCATCAATGGTTCAACGGCAATCATCAACGTGAAGATGCTCAATGCCGATAACGGCGCAATGATTGCCACGCATGCATTCAATTTGTCCGTAAGGCATGATTCATTAGCTATTACCCAGGTAAAACAAACGATCAACCAGTCTAATATCGAAGAAAGCCAAACTCAGAAAGGATCATCCGGTGTACTGGAAAATGTATGGGTGCCGCTCGACTTAAGGCAATCAACCGATGCAAAGCTTGTTCAGCATCGTCTTTCCGAATTAAAATTATACGATGGTAAAATAGACGGCATATGGGGGCCTGAATCGAAACGGGCACTGTCGAAATTTATTATAATCAATGATCTTGGCCAAAAAATAAAATGGAATGCAAAAATTCAAAGAGCGGTTTTTGAAGGTACGGGACGATAA